Proteins from a single region of Puntigrus tetrazona isolate hp1 chromosome 2, ASM1883169v1, whole genome shotgun sequence:
- the LOC122361319 gene encoding uncharacterized protein LOC122361319 encodes MSFLGMCSYCRTFIPNYAIEESPLSALAHGKRLQPHDKLTWTPEAEKAFERLKMLLQTSPSLGLPDPERNFVQTVDEKNGFMSSVLLQDHGGKLRPVAYFSSKLDPVAAGLPNCLRAVAAAEKAILASREIVGYSDVTLLVPHAVSMILLEQKTSHLSTARWLRYNTILLEMPNITVKRCTVLNPATLLPTEQDGEEHNCIAALEQVCTPRPDLKETPLDNADLVLFVDGSASRDPETGKNRVGYAVTTAHATLASGALPAHCSAQAAELVALTEACKIAEGKTVTIYTDSRYAFSTCHDFSALWRCRKFLKSDGKPIQNHDKIAALLEAILLPRSIAICKCVAHSKFNDFVSLGNKRADIAAKNATKGTEPSLTCVTVNNDELTFPSSSLAAMQGFATPEEKKQWVKAECKLKDNKNIVNLV; translated from the exons atgtcatttttgggaatgtgttcgtattgtagaacatttattcccaactaTGCCATTGAAGAGTCACCTTTGAGCGCTTTGGCTCACGGAAAAAGGTTGCAGCCACATGACAAGCTGACCTGGActcctgaagcagagaaagcatttgaaaggttgaaaatgttgttacaaacatccccaagtctgggacttccagaccctgagagaaattttgtacaaacagttgatgagaaaaacggtttcatgtcttctgttctgttacaggatCACGGGGGAAAGCTGAGACCGGTGGcgtatttttcaagtaaactcgaccctgtggcagcaggtctaccaaattgtctgagagctgtagcagcagcagaaaaagctattttagcttcaagggAAATTGTGGGGTATTCTGATGTAACACTACTAGTGCCACACGCTGTCTCTATGATCCTGttggaacagaaaacatctcatttgtcaacagccagatggctcagatataataccattctattggaaatgccaaacatcacagtGAAACGGTGTACAGTGTTGAATCCTGCCACACTGCTCCCAACCGAGCAGGATGGCGAGGAACATAATTGTATCGCTGCATTGGAACAGGTGTGCACACCGCgaccagatttaaaagaaaccccccttgacaatgcagatttggttttatttgttgatGGTTCAGCGTCTCGAGACCCAGAAACCGGTAAAAACAGAGTAGGTTACGCAGTAACCACCGCGCATGCGACATTAGCAAGTGGAGCGCTCCCCGCGCATTGCTCTGCGCAAGCGGCCGAATTAGTAGCATTAACAGAGGCCTGTAAAAtcgcagaaggaaaaacagtcacCATCTACACAGATTCTCGTTATGCTTTTTCGACCTGTCATGACTTTTCGGCTCTATGGCGATGTAGGAAATTTCTAAAATCCGATGGTAAACCCAtccaaaatcatgataaaatagcAGCCTTGCTGGAAGCGATTTTGCTTCCAAGGTCGATTGCTATTTGCAAGTGCGTCGCGCATTCCAAGTTTAACGATTTTGTATCATTAGGAAACAAACGCGCTGATATCGCTGCGAAGAACGCAACAAAGGGAACAGAACCTTCTCttacatgtgtaactgttaacaATGACGAACTAACATTCCCTTCTAGTTCTCTTGCAGCTATGCAGGGTTTCGCaacaccagaagagaaaaaacaatgggTGAAGGCCGAGTGCAAGCTGAAAGACAAC AAAAATATTGTCAATCTTGTATGA